A single genomic interval of Candidatus Bathyarchaeum sp. harbors:
- a CDS encoding right-handed parallel beta-helix repeat-containing protein codes for MNKIKRTTILVLLVTVLVWVPQVKAASEPNTIVVPDDYYSIQQAVDAANDGDTVFVKEGTYHESVIITKSLSLIGGNEKKTKIVGTSKLNGTAVLLRHDNITISGFTIESARNSIHSRGIHLLHVRFCKVSNCIFQVNYVGVWLYEASENIIENNHINGKDSLAYSDGIYLQYSHNNIIQNNTAKEYQHGYGILLHSSTKNNVNTNLAFNCRGGIYFRLSSDNNTATDNQVRLTTGFFEGKTENLILGSFGLKIEASCNNLVESNTFLNTSNAVQLISSSYGNSIENNQISYCIYCGLGLANNANNNTILENTIANNKHGIEIARCTDNKLRNNKIYGNKNNIWVNGTELEDYIHDIDSSNTVDGKPVYYWVNQHNKTVPPDAGQVTLVKCTNITVTGVQVSNNYNGLVLTYSTNCTITKTAIIGNYYGIKLYQSKNNTVFENEVKNNYWGIWLGYSKQNTITNNSIQENYKYGVLFFHANNNTLTGNNIQGNWIGVGFDGCYSNVVYHNNFIENLNQQAEIQKSSTDYVSEFDGIQFFDNGSQSGGNYWSDYAGADDDGDGIGDTQYLISEYRNNTDTYPLMTPIDAGLISEFSCWAILPLFVVSALVLVFFRNKLSRKKS; via the coding sequence ATGAATAAAATCAAAAGAACAACCATTTTGGTACTGCTAGTTACTGTGTTAGTTTGGGTTCCCCAAGTTAAAGCAGCGTCAGAACCAAATACGATTGTTGTTCCCGATGATTATTATTCAATTCAACAAGCGGTTGACGCCGCAAATGATGGTGATACAGTTTTTGTGAAAGAAGGAACATATCATGAAAGCGTAATCATAACCAAGTCGTTATCATTGATTGGAGGAAATGAAAAAAAGACCAAAATCGTGGGCACGTCGAAACTTAATGGAACGGCGGTGTTACTGCGTCACGATAATATTACTATTAGTGGTTTTACAATAGAAAGCGCTCGTAATTCCATACATTCCAGAGGAATCCACCTGCTTCATGTTAGATTCTGTAAGGTGTCAAATTGCATTTTTCAAGTGAATTATGTTGGTGTTTGGCTGTATGAGGCTTCAGAAAACATTATCGAAAACAACCACATCAACGGCAAGGACAGCCTAGCATACAGCGATGGAATTTACCTTCAATATTCGCATAACAACATAATCCAAAACAACACTGCAAAAGAGTACCAGCATGGTTATGGAATCCTATTACACTCTTCAACCAAAAATAATGTGAATACAAACCTTGCTTTTAATTGCCGGGGAGGAATTTATTTTAGATTATCATCAGATAACAACACTGCAACAGATAATCAGGTAAGGTTAACCACTGGTTTTTTTGAAGGAAAAACAGAGAACCTAATTCTGGGCAGTTTTGGACTAAAAATAGAAGCATCATGCAACAATTTGGTAGAATCTAACACATTTTTGAATACGTCAAATGCTGTTCAATTAATATCCTCTTCGTATGGCAACAGCATAGAAAACAATCAGATAAGTTACTGCATATATTGTGGACTTGGATTAGCTAATAATGCAAACAATAACACAATTTTGGAAAACACAATCGCAAATAACAAACATGGAATAGAAATCGCAAGATGCACCGACAACAAACTAAGAAACAACAAAATTTATGGAAACAAAAACAACATCTGGGTTAACGGAACAGAGCTTGAAGACTACATTCATGACATTGACTCCTCAAACACAGTTGATGGCAAGCCAGTTTATTATTGGGTCAACCAACACAACAAAACTGTTCCCCCAGATGCAGGGCAAGTAACGTTGGTTAAATGCACAAACATAACAGTTACAGGCGTCCAAGTCTCAAACAACTATAACGGACTTGTTTTAACATACTCAACAAATTGTACAATAACAAAAACCGCAATAATCGGCAACTATTACGGCATAAAACTGTATCAATCCAAAAACAACACTGTATTTGAAAACGAGGTCAAAAACAATTATTGGGGAATTTGGCTGGGTTACTCAAAACAAAACACTATAACCAACAACAGCATCCAAGAAAACTACAAATACGGAGTGCTTTTTTTCCACGCAAACAACAATACACTAACAGGCAATAATATTCAAGGCAATTGGATTGGAGTAGGCTTTGATGGCTGTTACAGCAATGTTGTTTACCATAACAACTTTATCGAAAACCTAAACCAACAAGCCGAAATCCAAAAAAGCTCCACCGATTACGTGTCAGAATTTGACGGCATACAATTTTTTGATAACGGTTCCCAGTCGGGAGGTAACTACTGGAGTGATTATGCTGGAGCAGATGATGACGGTGACGGAATCGGTGACACACAATACCTGATTTCTGAATATCGTAACAACACAGACACCTACCCATTAATGACACCAATTGACGCAGGACTAATTTCAGAATTTTCATGCTGGGCAATTTTGCCCCTGTTTGTTGTTTCAGCACTTGTTTTGGTATTTTTTAGAAACAAATTATCGAGGAAAAAATCGTGA
- a CDS encoding chloride channel protein, which produces MSKYSEGLRYYLLVIGVGLLAAAIAVLLYSLYNALWSFTQDVLSYSMLLFVPLAFVAIGLPYALVKLFADTKTTGSGTHTVLQAYHLTNGEIGLKDTIVKPTASILTIGLGGSAGPEGPSLLCGGGIASALSRHLKVPPESRRRLFVAGAAAGLAATFRTPFTAILFVLEIPYKNDLDRETLIEATIASVPAYLLSVMLLGSDPIFGVVDTLSLNLVEIGLSLVLGLICGLYSVFFTKTFIWVEHLTYKMRQKIGNVGVIAVGATVLSLSGLFSIYSIGVGLHFVDAILHGTSFSIAVLAVIVLVKTFAVSFTLNSGGSGGLFFPVIVIGAAIGYIFSFVFNVNLTVMFVAVGMAALLAGTHKILLTPVAFVVETLGGVFAIPALLASAISYLLSGKQSFYPLQPNTRLKAEELALERFYLKGEELIPEKLKTTLITEVMTRNPVALPQGTTVRETLEIFKINKFRVMPVTDKDGHVAGVVTLEDLGYVDERRQEIDVGKTVMHKPTLMKENVTLRHVSQFMVETQEDHVFIVDKNRRLVGVVSGIDVVKKVIELLST; this is translated from the coding sequence ATGAGCAAATACAGTGAAGGCTTGCGGTACTACCTGCTGGTGATTGGTGTAGGTTTGTTAGCAGCAGCTATTGCTGTTTTGTTGTATTCTTTGTATAATGCTTTGTGGAGTTTCACTCAAGACGTTCTTAGTTATTCCATGTTGCTTTTTGTACCCTTAGCCTTTGTTGCTATTGGGTTGCCTTATGCTTTAGTGAAACTGTTTGCAGACACGAAAACAACGGGTTCAGGCACTCACACGGTTCTGCAGGCTTACCATCTAACCAATGGCGAAATTGGTCTCAAAGACACCATCGTAAAGCCAACTGCTTCTATTTTAACAATCGGTTTAGGTGGAAGTGCAGGACCAGAAGGTCCCAGTTTGCTTTGTGGAGGAGGAATCGCTTCGGCTTTGTCTCGTCATTTGAAGGTTCCTCCTGAATCTCGTAGACGATTGTTCGTTGCTGGTGCTGCGGCGGGTTTGGCGGCTACTTTTCGTACGCCTTTTACTGCCATTCTTTTTGTGTTAGAAATTCCTTACAAAAACGATTTGGACCGAGAAACTTTGATTGAAGCCACTATTGCGTCGGTTCCGGCATATTTGTTGTCTGTTATGTTGCTTGGTAGTGATCCCATTTTTGGGGTTGTGGATACTTTGTCTTTAAATCTTGTAGAGATTGGGCTTTCTTTGGTTCTTGGTTTGATATGCGGTTTGTATTCAGTGTTTTTTACCAAGACTTTCATCTGGGTTGAACACCTGACCTACAAAATGCGCCAAAAAATTGGCAACGTCGGAGTAATCGCAGTTGGGGCAACTGTGTTGAGTCTGTCTGGGCTTTTCTCAATTTATTCTATTGGTGTGGGTTTGCATTTTGTGGACGCAATCTTGCATGGAACATCCTTTAGTATTGCAGTTTTGGCGGTGATTGTTTTGGTGAAAACTTTTGCTGTGTCTTTCACTTTAAATTCTGGCGGCAGTGGAGGGCTGTTCTTTCCCGTAATTGTGATCGGCGCAGCAATTGGATACATTTTCTCATTTGTTTTTAACGTGAACTTGACTGTAATGTTTGTAGCTGTGGGAATGGCGGCTTTGTTAGCTGGGACTCACAAAATTTTGTTGACTCCCGTAGCTTTTGTTGTGGAAACTCTGGGTGGAGTGTTTGCGATTCCTGCTCTTTTGGCTAGCGCAATTAGCTATTTGTTGTCTGGGAAACAGTCCTTTTATCCTCTGCAACCTAATACGCGCCTCAAAGCTGAAGAATTAGCTTTGGAACGTTTTTACCTCAAAGGTGAAGAGTTGATTCCCGAAAAACTGAAAACCACTCTAATAACAGAAGTCATGACCAGAAATCCTGTTGCTTTGCCTCAGGGGACTACAGTACGGGAAACTTTGGAAATTTTTAAGATAAACAAGTTCAGGGTTATGCCTGTAACCGATAAGGACGGTCATGTGGCTGGTGTGGTTACCTTGGAAGATCTTGGATACGTGGATGAGCGCCGCCAAGAAATTGACGTTGGAAAAACCGTTATGCACAAGCCTACGTTAATGAAGGAAAACGTCACTTTGCGTCATGTTTCTCAGTTCATGGTGGAAACCCAAGAAGATCACGTGTTCATTGTCGACAAAAACAGGCGATTAGTTGGGGTTGTTTCCGGAATCGACGTAGTAAAAAAAGTCATCGAACTCTTGTCCACATAG